The following proteins are encoded in a genomic region of Nicotiana sylvestris chromosome 4, ASM39365v2, whole genome shotgun sequence:
- the LOC104230701 gene encoding kirola-like has product MGLKGKLVVSMEVKCGGHLFHDLCQTKPHHLSNISPNNVTGFDLHEGEIGEVGSVVTWKYKEDGNAKIAKCVVIEVIDDEKKSSTWKLIGGDLLEAYNAFIVNISCYQHYITWTLEYEKKTEDTPEPITFLGYVTGLIKDVEDHHVKK; this is encoded by the exons ATGGGTTTGAAAGGCAAGTTGGTTGTTTCAATGGAGGTGAAATGTGGAGGACACTTATTCCATGATCTTTGTCAAACCAAACCTCATCATCTATCAAACATAAGCCCCAATAACGTCACAGGTTTTGATCTTCATGAAGGTGAAATTGGAGAGGTTGGTTCTGTAGTTACCTGGAAATATAAGGAGG ATGGAAATGCGAAGATTGCTAAGTGTGTCGTCATTGAAGTTATTGATGATGAAAAGAAATCAAGCACATGGAAATTGATAGGAGGAGACCTCCTGGAAGCGTATAACGCTTTCATTGTTAACATATCCTGCTATCAGCACTATATTACATGGACACTTGAGTACGAGAAGAAGACTGAAGACACTCCAGAGCCTATAACTTTCTTGGGATATGTCACGGGTCTGATCAAGGATGTAGAGGATCATCATGTCAAGAAATAG